The following are from one region of the Stanieria cyanosphaera PCC 7437 genome:
- a CDS encoding PPC domain-containing protein: MNSIFVFRWYFLVLSAALLVMKFTALPVKAQVKLYNPIDLSSQKEIADTLTERDIPTGEGGFARDYTVNLKAGDQVAIDLISEDFDTMVMLIASDGSTVAENDDGPDGTTNSLLFSRINEDGQYIVRVRAFGETSGGKFNLKLTRLRAEKTEQAQ, translated from the coding sequence ATGAATAGTATATTTGTCTTTCGTTGGTATTTTTTAGTTTTAAGTGCTGCTTTACTTGTAATGAAGTTCACAGCTTTACCAGTGAAAGCACAAGTTAAACTTTATAATCCGATCGATCTCTCTTCCCAGAAGGAAATTGCTGATACTTTAACCGAACGAGATATTCCCACTGGAGAAGGAGGCTTTGCTAGAGATTATACCGTTAATCTTAAAGCAGGAGATCAAGTGGCGATTGACTTAATTTCTGAGGATTTCGATACGATGGTGATGCTGATAGCATCTGATGGTTCTACTGTAGCTGAAAACGATGATGGCCCGGACGGCACGACTAATTCTTTATTATTTTCGCGTATTAATGAAGATGGTCAATATATTGTTCGTGTCCGTGCTTTTGGTGAAACTAGTGGGGGAAAATTTAATTTGAAACTAACCCGTTTAAGAGCAGAAAAAACCGAGCAAGCTCAATAA